The Pseudomonas solani genome segment CCTGCGTCGTAATGCCAACCTGGTTCCCGCCGTGATCTACGGTGGCGAGAAAGCCCCGGAATCCGTAAGCCTGCTGGCCAAAGACCTGGCCAAGCTGCTGGAAAACGAAGCTGCCTTCAGCCACGTCCTGTCCCTGAACGTTTCCGGCAAGACCGAAACCGTTCTGATCAAGGCCCTGCAGCGTCACCCGGCCAAAGGCTTCGTACTGCACGCTGACTTCCAGCGCGTCGTTGCCGGCCAGAAACTGACCGCTCACGTGCCCCTGCACTTCCTGAACGAAGCGACCGCCGTTGGCGTGAAGACTGGTGGTGGCGAGATCTCCCACACCATCTCCGAAGTCGAAGTCTCCTGCCTGCCGAAAGACCTGCCGGAGTTCATCGAAGTCGACCTGGCCAAGGTTGAACTGGGCCAAATCGTTCACCTGTCCGACCTCAAGCTGCCGAAAGGCGTCGAGCTGGTCGCACTGGCGCACGGCAACGACCTGGCTGTGGCTAACATCCACGCCTCCCGCGTTGTGAAAGACGAAGCAGAAGGCGCAGCCGAGTAATCACTACTCGCCAGCCTGAGGAAGGGCCCCTGTCGTGACTGCCGTACAACTGATCGTCGGCCTGGGTAATCCAGGCCCTGAATACGACCAGACCCGGCATAACGCAGGGGCCCTTTTCGTTGAGCGCGTGGCAGACAGCCAGCGCGTCAACCTCTCCCTCGACAAGAAGTATTTCGGCCTGGTCGGCAAGTTCAGCCATCAGGGCCGCGACGTTCGCCTGCTCATCCCCACCACCTACATGAACCGCAGCGGCCAGTCCGTAGCGGCGCTCGCCGGTTTCTTCCGCATCCCGGTCGAGGCGATCCTGGTGGCCCACGACGAACTCGACATGCCTCCCGGCGTCGCCAAGCTCAAACTGGGCGGCGGGCACGGCGGGCACAACGGGCTGCGCGACATCATCGCCCAGCTCGGCAATCAGAACGGCTTCCACCGCCTCCGGCTCGGCATCGGCCACCCGGGGCACAGCAGCCTGGTCTCCGGCTTCGTCCTCGGCCGCGCCCCGCGCAGCGAACAGGAAAAGCTCGACTCCAGCATCGACTTCGCCCTCGGCGTGCTGCCGGAAATGCTCGCAGGTGACTGGACCAAAGCGATGCAGAAGCTGCACAGCCAGAAGGCCTGATCACACCTCTTTATCGCCAATCAGCGCGAGGGACATAGCATGGGATTCAATTGCGGCATCGTCGGCCTGCCCAACGTCGGCAAGTCCACCCTGTTCAACGCCCTGACCAAATCCGGCATCGCGGCGGAGAACTTCCCCTTCTGCACCATCGAGCCGAACAGCGGCATCGTGCCGATGCCCGACTCGCGCCTGCAGGCACTGGCCGAGATCGTCAAGCCCGAGCGCGTGCTGCCGACCACCATGGAATTCGTCGACATCGCCGGCCTGGTAGCCGGCGCCTCCAAGGGTGAAGGCCTGGGCAACAAGTTCCTCGCCAACATCCGCGAGACCGACGCCATCGCCCACGTGGTGCGCTGCTTCGAAGACGAGAACGTCATCCACGTCTCCAACAGCGTCGACCCCAAGCGCGACATCGAGATCATCGACCTCGAACTGATCTTCGCCGACCTCGACAGCTGCGAGAAGCAACTGCAGAAGGTCACCCGCAACGCCAAGGGCGGCGACAAGGACGCCCTGGCGCAGAAGGCCCTGCTGGAAAAACTCATCCCCCACTTCAGCGAAGGCAAGCCCGCACGCTCCCTGCTGAAGAACCTGGGCGATGAAGAGAAGCGCATCGTCCGTGGCTTCCACCTGCTCACCAGCAAGCCGGTGATGTACATCGCCAACGTCGCCGAAGACGGCTTCGAGAACAACCCGCACCTCGACGTGGTGAAAGCCATCGCCGAAGAGGAAGGCGCCATCGTGGTACCGGTCTGCAACAAGATCGAAGCCGAGATCGCCGAACTCGACGACGGTGAAGAGAAGGACATGTTCCTCGAAGCCCTCGGCCTCGAAGAGCCGGGTCTCAACCGCGTGATCCGCGCCGGTTACGACCTGCTCAACCTGCAGACCTACTTCACCGCCGGCGTGAAGGAAGTGCGCGCCTGGACCGTGCGCATCGGCGCTACCGCCCCGCAGGCCGCCGCCGTGATCCACACCGACTTCGAAAAAGGCTTCATCCGCGCCGAAGTGGTCGCCTATGACGACTTCATCCAGTTCAAGGGTGAAGCCGGCGCCAAGGAAGCCGGCAAATGGCGCCTGGAAGGCAAGGAATACATCGTCAAGGACGGCGACGTGATGCACTTCCGCTTCAACGTCTAAGCCCTCCCCGCTTCACCCGAAGCCCCCTGCGGACCTGCGCCGCCGGGGGCTTCGTGCTTCAGGCCGCCTCGCCCCGCTGCTCGAACACCTCCCGCGCCACCGCCAGGCCATTCAGCGCGGCCGGAAAGCCCGCGTAGACGGCCATCTGCATGATCGTCTCGATGATCTCCGTGCGGCTGGCGCCGACGTTCAGCGCGCCGTGCACGTGGACCTTCAGTTGCGGGGCGGCGTTGCCCAGGGCAGTCAGTGCCGCCACCACGGCGATCTCCCGGCTCTTCAGGTCCAGCCCCGGGCGGGAATAGATGTCGCCGAAGGGGAACTCCACCAGGTAGCGCGCAAAGTCCGGGGCAATGCCCGCCAGGCTCTCCACCACCCGCTCACCGGCCTCGCCGTCGATCTCCTTCAGTTTCGCCAGCCCACGCTGGTAGCGGCTCTCATCGTTCATGTGCGTTGTCCTTCTCGGTTGATGGCTCCAGCGCCAGGGCCTGCTCGCACGCGCGGTAATGCTCGATCTTCGCGTGCAGCGCATCGGCGGCCTGGCGCATCGCCTCGATCTCGGCCAGGACCTCCGCAAGGTGGCCCTCCAGTATCTGGCGACGCGCCGGCACCGTCGGCTCCCCGGCGCTCCTCAGCGCAGCGAACGCCTGCATCTTGCCGATGGGCATGCGGGTCGTGCGCAAGCGCAGCAGGAACTCGATCCAGGCCATGTCCGAAGCCGCGTAACGCCGCTGCCCACCCGGCGCCCGGCCCACCGGGGCGATGAGCCCGATGCGCTCGTAATAACGCAGGGTGTGAGCCGTGAGCCCGGTGCGCCGGGCGACTTCGTCGATGCTGAGATGAGGTTCCATGGGGCGATCCTAGAAGTTCGAGTGCGCTCTAAGTCAACCCTTTGCCGGCGCCGCGTCGCCCAGGGCATCTCTAAAAACGTAGGCGAGGCAGTCAGCGCAAGGCGCAACGACCAAAGGGAGTAACAGCCGAAGGCTGGCCCGAAGGGCGCGCATCAGCGCGTCAAACAGGCGAGAAAGCGCAGTTTACGTGCGGTAAATGAGCATTTTGATCGGACTCGCGCACGAGCCTGTTTTTAACGCCGCGATGACAACGCAGGTAGTTTTTAGAGGTGCCCTTCAACGCCGGCGAAAACGCAGGGGCAACCCCTGGCAGTCCTCCCCGAAGCGCCCCTGGTGCCAGCCCAGTTGGCCCGACACCAGCGTGGTGCGCACCGCGTGGCGGAAGGTGCGGCCCTGGAACGGCGTCCAGCCACATTGCGCGTGGATCGGGTCCGCCTCCACCGGCCGGGGCTCGGCCAGGCGCTCCACCAACACCAGGTCCGCCCAGTAGCCCTCGCGCAGGTAACCGCGCTGCTCGATGGAGAAGCGCTCCGCCACCGCGTGGCTGGTCTTGTGCACCAGCAGCGTCAGCGGCAGCAGCCCGTCGGCCACCAGCTCCAGCAGCGCCGGCAGGCTGTGCTGCACCAGCGGCAAGCCGGCGGGCGCCTGGGCGTAGGGCCGGGCCTTCTCCTCCCGGGTATGGGGCGCGTGGTCGCTGCCGATCACGTCCAGACGCCCGTCCAGCAAGGCCCGGCGCAGGGCATCGCGGTCGGATGGTGTCTTGATCGCCGGGTTGCACTTGATCAGGTGGCCCAGGCGCGGGTAGTCGCGGTCATCGAACAGCAGGTGGTGCACGCACACCTCGGCGGTGATGCGCTTGCCCGGCAGCGGCCCGGGGGTGAACAACTTCAGCTCCCGCGCGGTGGTGATGTGCAGCACATGCAGATTGGTGTCGAAACGACGGGCCAGCGCCACCGCCCGGCTGGAGGAGCGGTAGCAGGCCTCCGCATCGCGGATCAGCGGGTGCGCCTCGGGCGGGATGGCCTCGCCGTAGCCGGCCGCCCATTGCGCCTCGCGCTCGCGGATGCGCGGCGTGTCTTCACAGTGGGCCAGCAGCAGCGTCGGGCAATCGCGGAACAACCGCTCCAGGGAGGCCTCGTCGTCCACCAGCAGGTTGCCGGTGGAGGCGCCCATGAACACCTTCACCCCCGCCACCCGCTCCGGGTCGAGCCGGGCCACGGTGTCGAGATTGTCCCGGCTCACGCCGATGTGAAAGCCGTAGTTCACCAAGGAACAGGCCGCCGCGCGGCGCTCCTTCGCCACCAACGCCTCCAGGTCCAGGGTCGGCGGCTGGGTGTTGGGCATGTCCATCACGCTGGTCACGCCCCCGGCCAGCGCCGCGCGGGACTCGCTGAGGAAGGTGCCCTTGTGGGGCGCGCCCGGGTCACGGAAATGCACCTGGTCATCGATCATCCCCGGTAGCAGGTACTGGCCCTTGGCGTCGATCACGCACATATCCGGGCGGGCGCTGATGCTGCGGTCGATGCGCTCGATACGGCCGTTGTGCACCAGCAGGTCGGCCTCCCATTCGCAGCCTTCATTGACCAGGCGGGCATTGCGGATCAGCAGGTTGTGCATGGCTAGAACTCGTTCTGCAGGGCCTTGTAGCCGCGCACCAGATCGATGTTGGTGCGCGCCACATCTTCGGAGAATTCGGCGGCGGAGACGCTCACCCGGGGCAGGCTGTCCAGATCGGTCTTCGGCCCGATGCGCTGGGTCGAGGTCACGTGGAAGCCCGGGGGCAGGTCGCAGCCGTCCACCACCGCGTTGTGTCGCACCACGCAGCCATCGCCCACGGTGCAGTTGAACAGCACGCTGTTGAAGCCGATGAACACCCGGTCCCCCACCTGGCAGGGGCCGTGGATGATCGAGCGGTGGGCAATGGAGGTGTGGCTGCCGATGGTGACCGCCGCCCCGGACTTGGAGTGGATCACCACCCCGTCCTGGATGTTGGAGTTGGCGCCGATGACGATCGGCTGCATGTCGCCGCTCGCGTCCACCTCATCCGCGCGGATCACCGCATAGGGCCCGATGAACACGTTGTCCTGCACGATCACCTTGCCGCAGAGGATGGCGGTCTTGTCCACATAGGCGGACTCGGCAATCACCGGCAGGTGGCCGGAAGGGTTCTTGCGGATCATGGATGGCCTCCCGCAGATGGCACCGGCACCGAGCTCATCACCCGCAGCCCAACGTCGGACAGTTGGTTGTAGAAACAGGAGCGACGGCCGGTGTGACAGGCCGGGCCGGCCTGGTCCACCTGCAGCAGCAGCGCATCGCCGTCGCAGTCCAGGTGGGCGCTGACCAGGCGCTGCACATGCCCGGAGGTGTCGCCCTTGCGCCACAGGCAACGCCGCGAGCGCGACCAGTAGCACGCCCGCCCCTCCTCCAAGGTGAGCCGCAGGGACTCGGGGTTCATCCACGCCAGCATCAGCACCTCGCCGCTGTCGTACTGCTGCGCCACGGCGGCGATCAGCCCGTCGGCATTCCAGGGGATGGCCGCCATCACCTCCTCCAACGGTCGCGCGGTGCCGGCCGGGCTCCGCTCCAGTTGCAGCCAGAAGCTCATGGCGCCAGCGCCTGCAGCAGCCGCTCGACGTTCTGCCGGTACATGCCGAGGTAAGTGCTGGCCGGGCCCTCGGCCGCCAGCGCATCGGAATACAGCGTGCCGCCCACCCGCGCCCCGGCCTCCTCGGCGATCTGCTTCACCAGCCGCGCATCGCGGATGTTCTCCACGAAGATGGCGCGCACGCCCTCTGCCCGCAGTTGGCGGATCAGCCCCGCCACCTCGGCGGCGGAGGGCTCGGCGGCATCGCTCACGCCCTGGGCCGCGAGGAACTGCAGGCGCCACTCCTGGGCGAAGTAACCGAAGGCATCGTGGCT includes the following:
- a CDS encoding 50S ribosomal protein L25/general stress protein Ctc: MTDFALNAEARSDLGKGASRRLRRNANLVPAVIYGGEKAPESVSLLAKDLAKLLENEAAFSHVLSLNVSGKTETVLIKALQRHPAKGFVLHADFQRVVAGQKLTAHVPLHFLNEATAVGVKTGGGEISHTISEVEVSCLPKDLPEFIEVDLAKVELGQIVHLSDLKLPKGVELVALAHGNDLAVANIHASRVVKDEAEGAAE
- a CDS encoding carboxymuconolactone decarboxylase family protein yields the protein MNDESRYQRGLAKLKEIDGEAGERVVESLAGIAPDFARYLVEFPFGDIYSRPGLDLKSREIAVVAALTALGNAAPQLKVHVHGALNVGASRTEIIETIMQMAVYAGFPAALNGLAVAREVFEQRGEAA
- the ychF gene encoding redox-regulated ATPase YchF, coding for MGFNCGIVGLPNVGKSTLFNALTKSGIAAENFPFCTIEPNSGIVPMPDSRLQALAEIVKPERVLPTTMEFVDIAGLVAGASKGEGLGNKFLANIRETDAIAHVVRCFEDENVIHVSNSVDPKRDIEIIDLELIFADLDSCEKQLQKVTRNAKGGDKDALAQKALLEKLIPHFSEGKPARSLLKNLGDEEKRIVRGFHLLTSKPVMYIANVAEDGFENNPHLDVVKAIAEEEGAIVVPVCNKIEAEIAELDDGEEKDMFLEALGLEEPGLNRVIRAGYDLLNLQTYFTAGVKEVRAWTVRIGATAPQAAAVIHTDFEKGFIRAEVVAYDDFIQFKGEAGAKEAGKWRLEGKEYIVKDGDVMHFRFNV
- a CDS encoding dihydroorotase, producing MHNLLIRNARLVNEGCEWEADLLVHNGRIERIDRSISARPDMCVIDAKGQYLLPGMIDDQVHFRDPGAPHKGTFLSESRAALAGGVTSVMDMPNTQPPTLDLEALVAKERRAAACSLVNYGFHIGVSRDNLDTVARLDPERVAGVKVFMGASTGNLLVDDEASLERLFRDCPTLLLAHCEDTPRIREREAQWAAGYGEAIPPEAHPLIRDAEACYRSSSRAVALARRFDTNLHVLHITTARELKLFTPGPLPGKRITAEVCVHHLLFDDRDYPRLGHLIKCNPAIKTPSDRDALRRALLDGRLDVIGSDHAPHTREEKARPYAQAPAGLPLVQHSLPALLELVADGLLPLTLLVHKTSHAVAERFSIEQRGYLREGYWADLVLVERLAEPRPVEADPIHAQCGWTPFQGRTFRHAVRTTLVSGQLGWHQGRFGEDCQGLPLRFRRR
- the pth gene encoding aminoacyl-tRNA hydrolase, with protein sequence MTAVQLIVGLGNPGPEYDQTRHNAGALFVERVADSQRVNLSLDKKYFGLVGKFSHQGRDVRLLIPTTYMNRSGQSVAALAGFFRIPVEAILVAHDELDMPPGVAKLKLGGGHGGHNGLRDIIAQLGNQNGFHRLRLGIGHPGHSSLVSGFVLGRAPRSEQEKLDSSIDFALGVLPEMLAGDWTKAMQKLHSQKA
- a CDS encoding MerR family transcriptional regulator, with protein sequence MEPHLSIDEVARRTGLTAHTLRYYERIGLIAPVGRAPGGQRRYAASDMAWIEFLLRLRTTRMPIGKMQAFAALRSAGEPTVPARRQILEGHLAEVLAEIEAMRQAADALHAKIEHYRACEQALALEPSTEKDNAHER
- the hisI gene encoding phosphoribosyl-AMP cyclohydrolase, which codes for MEEVMAAIPWNADGLIAAVAQQYDSGEVLMLAWMNPESLRLTLEEGRACYWSRSRRCLWRKGDTSGHVQRLVSAHLDCDGDALLLQVDQAGPACHTGRRSCFYNQLSDVGLRVMSSVPVPSAGGHP
- a CDS encoding gamma carbonic anhydrase family protein, whose amino-acid sequence is MIRKNPSGHLPVIAESAYVDKTAILCGKVIVQDNVFIGPYAVIRADEVDASGDMQPIVIGANSNIQDGVVIHSKSGAAVTIGSHTSIAHRSIIHGPCQVGDRVFIGFNSVLFNCTVGDGCVVRHNAVVDGCDLPPGFHVTSTQRIGPKTDLDSLPRVSVSAAEFSEDVARTNIDLVRGYKALQNEF